In Lasioglossum baleicum chromosome 1, iyLasBale1, whole genome shotgun sequence, the genomic window CTACCAATTTACATGAACATTTAAAGCGTAAACATTTTACGATACTTCAAGCGAACCAAAATCCAAATGGAGAAGTAGCAGAGATGATCGATGGAGATGATACACCTGCAACATTAACGCAGGAAGTAAGACCTGTGGCATCCACTTCCAACGCAACTGATACTAGTCAAAATGCGGACGTACCTACTAATACAATGCAAAATCGTCAAATAAATTTCAGGCAATTGACTTTGAGAACAGTTGCAAACGAACTGCCAcaatcaaaaattttaaaattacatAATCTGGCGGTAGCCATGGTTTGCAAAGATTTACAAACTTTAAGTATGGTAGAGGACAAAGGATTTATTGAGTTTGTGAGAGAACTAGAACCTCGGTACCAACTGCCAAACCGTAGAACGTTAGGACGGACCATTTTGCCTAAAGTATACGCTAACGTCAAATCcagaattttggaaaatctgaAACAAACAGAACATGTCTCAATTACAACTGATATATGGACAAACTTACATACACAATCATTTCTCACAATTACTGGACATTATTTTTTACACAATAAGCTACATTCAAATGTATTAGCAACTAGCGTTTTAAAAGAAAACCACACAAATGAGCATATAAGTTTTAAAGTGCAAAAAACTTTAacagaatttaatataaaagaGAAAATTGTTGCAGTTGTAACTGACAATGCTGCGAACATGCGAAGTGCTGTACGTCGTTTAGGATATTTACATCTACCATGTACAGCACATACATTGAATTTAGTTGTAAATGACTCGGTGACTGCTATTCCAGAGATTGCCAGTCTATTAAAAACATGCCGATCATTAATCACACATTTTAAAAGTAGCGTTACTGCAGCAGATAAATTACGAGACTTCCAAACACAAATGGGGTTAaacactttaaaattaaaacaagATATACATACAAGATGGAACTCCTCGTTGATAATGCTAGAGAGGCTACTAGCAGTGAAAATTCCGTTATGTGCAACTGTAGCATCACTAATGAATTGTCCTACAAGCCCTAATGCTCAGCAGTGGAAAACTATACAGGATATTATTCCTCTGCTCAAACCAATAGAGTATGTAAGCAGTGAATTAGGTGGAGAGAAATATGTTACTGCATCAACGATTATGCCATTAATTACAGGCTTACAGAATGCTATTGACAAGATTAAACCCCAGACAATACCTGGATATGCattgaaatgcaatataatGAACAACTTAGAAATCAGATTCAATTACATACATACAAATAAAATTATCACAATTTCAACTATAGCAGATCCAAGATTTAAAACTGCAGTTTTCAGAAATAATACAGACATACAAACAGCCACAGAAACAGTTATATCAGAACTCACACCTTTAATAACTGCAGAAACAAATAGTGAGACTAGATCTGTACAGGCAGAAGAAACAGAACAAGAAACTGAAGGTTTTTGGGATTTT contains:
- the LOC143221938 gene encoding uncharacterized protein LOC143221938 → MVWPCIPQNVTGSLLIFSYGISKYCFIVLAALAEGEESEQRLVKFSKILDLTLAYTLGKMVRPNVLRFGSWYRGSSSLTNSINPLSSTILKVCKSLQTMATARLCNFKIFDCGSSFATVLKVNCLKFI